The proteins below are encoded in one region of Myxococcales bacterium:
- a CDS encoding chlorite dismutase family protein, whose translation MSSDSSEKNLNDPKPIDVFEHGSPKDGQPQSMNKRLFMQLMVFQIQGAGSVSDHVTKLGEKINAMAARAVIYQDFHDPRSIALLLWHTDENELFRNKQELFARNEFNELCLRPEMGMFGRTYSSGYEPDLAYWLINRAEETATNPEWPWAIWYPLRRKGSFERLEHKEQMSILGEHARIGRAYGSQDLAHDIRLVCHGLDTHDNDFVIALIGKELHPLSHVVQSMRKTRQTSEFIQEMGPFFVGRVLWTSKKQPPLA comes from the coding sequence ATGAGTAGCGACAGTTCCGAAAAAAATCTAAACGATCCAAAACCCATTGACGTTTTTGAGCATGGCTCACCCAAGGATGGCCAGCCGCAAAGCATGAACAAACGCTTGTTCATGCAACTGATGGTGTTTCAAATTCAAGGTGCAGGCTCCGTTTCAGACCATGTCACCAAACTTGGTGAAAAAATTAACGCCATGGCTGCTCGCGCGGTGATCTATCAAGACTTTCACGATCCGCGCTCGATCGCTCTTTTGCTTTGGCACACCGACGAAAACGAACTTTTCCGAAACAAGCAGGAACTCTTTGCGCGCAACGAGTTTAACGAGCTTTGTTTACGCCCGGAGATGGGAATGTTCGGACGCACTTACAGTAGTGGTTACGAGCCAGACTTGGCCTATTGGCTCATCAACCGAGCTGAAGAGACGGCTACCAATCCCGAGTGGCCTTGGGCCATTTGGTATCCCTTAAGGCGCAAAGGGAGCTTTGAGCGCCTTGAGCACAAAGAACAGATGAGCATTCTTGGTGAGCATGCTCGAATTGGCCGCGCCTACGGCAGCCAAGATCTCGCACACGACATTCGTCTTGTCTGCCACGGTTTAGATACACACGACAACGATTTTGTGATTGCCTTAATTGGCAAAGAATTGCATCCGCTGTCACACGTGGTTCAATCGATGCGTAAAACACGACAAACATCAGAGTTCATCCAAGAAATGGGACCCTTTTTTGTCGGCCGTGTGCTATGGACTAGCAAAAAACAACCTCCTCTTGCTTAG
- a CDS encoding UvrD-helicase domain-containing protein, producing the protein MVGAMVDVSGLNAPQRQAVEHGAGPLVVFAGAGSGKTRVITHRIAHLVSMHRVRPYNILAVTFTNKAAAEMRERIEKLLPGSSEQLWVGTFHAICAKLLRFYSPHTGVQPNFVIYDDSDQRALITRLLRDLQLDERRYAPKQVAGHINRAKQEMKSPQEINAGDYYTEKVKTIYEHYEAALQRARALDFGDLIYRFVRALEGNEALLKQITTRFGHVLVDEFQDTNHAQLRLVKAIAEAHRNVCVVGDDDQSIYRWRGADRRNILDFSRVFGDARVIKLEQNYRSSQRILRAADAVISRCYDREPKTLWTENEEGAKITLVRCLDERDEARMMISAVRELEHEGMDLSNMVVFYRIHAQSRVLEEALRASNIPYQIIGGMRFYERAEIKDLLAYLRVIANPSDDVSLLRIVNVPARGIGKTTLNRVLDHAHAARQSVWESLGELDMIETLSAAPRKKLTGFVALIKELQANAAGGAGPLSIAETLLERITYTDKLKEEDSPEADARLQNVQEFLGSIMDFERDAEEATLENFLELVTLQSDKQGDQAQSKLSLMTVHSAKGLEFPVVLATGMEEGMFPFKGIDPGADPEELEEERRLAYVAFTRAKERLFLSYAAQRRVFGQLRVGILSRFAEEIPDDDVNRIGQAEPSYRPHHFNPTQESDWQPNSTASHGESYIDRSDVELDSPQSYKGTMVQHAKFGIGKVIDITDGIPPKVTVIFPGWGQKKIAANFLEPA; encoded by the coding sequence ATGGTGGGCGCGATGGTGGATGTAAGCGGATTAAATGCGCCCCAAAGACAAGCCGTTGAGCATGGGGCTGGACCTTTGGTGGTGTTTGCTGGCGCGGGTAGTGGGAAAACCCGGGTCATCACACATCGTATTGCACACCTGGTCAGCATGCATCGTGTCAGACCCTACAATATTTTGGCCGTGACCTTTACCAACAAGGCCGCTGCGGAGATGCGGGAGCGTATCGAAAAGCTTTTACCGGGTAGCAGCGAACAGCTCTGGGTAGGCACCTTTCATGCGATTTGCGCAAAGCTTTTGCGTTTTTACAGCCCACACACCGGCGTACAGCCGAATTTTGTGATTTACGATGATAGCGATCAGCGCGCGCTCATTACACGCTTGCTTCGGGATTTGCAGCTTGATGAACGACGTTATGCCCCCAAGCAAGTTGCTGGACACATCAACCGCGCTAAACAAGAAATGAAAAGCCCGCAAGAGATCAACGCAGGCGACTACTACACTGAAAAGGTCAAAACAATTTACGAGCACTACGAAGCCGCTTTGCAACGTGCACGAGCTCTTGATTTTGGCGATTTAATCTACCGTTTTGTGCGTGCTCTGGAAGGAAACGAAGCGCTTTTAAAACAAATTACAACGCGATTTGGCCATGTGCTTGTCGATGAGTTTCAAGACACCAACCATGCTCAGTTGCGCTTAGTTAAAGCCATTGCCGAAGCGCATCGCAACGTGTGCGTTGTGGGCGATGACGATCAAAGCATCTATCGTTGGCGCGGCGCCGATCGACGTAACATTCTTGATTTCTCACGTGTGTTTGGTGATGCGCGAGTGATTAAACTCGAGCAAAACTACCGCTCCAGCCAGCGCATCTTGCGCGCAGCCGATGCTGTGATCTCCAGATGCTACGATCGTGAACCGAAAACGCTTTGGACTGAAAACGAAGAAGGCGCCAAGATTACTTTGGTGCGCTGCCTTGATGAGCGTGATGAAGCGCGGATGATGATTTCGGCCGTACGTGAGCTTGAACATGAAGGCATGGACCTCTCCAATATGGTGGTCTTTTATCGAATCCACGCTCAAAGCCGCGTGCTTGAAGAAGCCCTACGCGCATCCAACATTCCTTACCAAATCATTGGGGGCATGCGTTTTTACGAGCGCGCTGAAATCAAAGATCTACTGGCTTACCTTAGAGTGATTGCCAATCCAAGCGACGACGTCAGCCTTTTGCGTATTGTCAACGTGCCAGCGCGCGGCATTGGCAAGACCACTTTAAACCGTGTACTTGATCACGCCCATGCAGCACGACAAAGTGTTTGGGAAAGCCTTGGCGAACTTGACATGATCGAAACGCTAAGCGCTGCTCCTCGCAAAAAACTTACGGGCTTTGTTGCGTTGATCAAAGAGCTCCAAGCTAACGCGGCCGGAGGCGCAGGTCCATTGAGCATCGCCGAAACCTTGCTCGAACGCATCACCTACACCGATAAGTTAAAAGAAGAAGACAGTCCGGAGGCTGATGCACGTCTGCAAAACGTTCAGGAGTTTTTGGGCTCGATCATGGACTTCGAACGGGACGCTGAAGAGGCTACACTCGAAAACTTTCTTGAGCTGGTCACGCTGCAAAGCGATAAACAGGGCGACCAAGCGCAAAGCAAATTGTCATTGATGACCGTGCATTCAGCCAAAGGTCTTGAGTTTCCCGTAGTGCTTGCGACTGGCATGGAAGAAGGCATGTTTCCCTTCAAAGGCATCGATCCGGGTGCCGACCCTGAAGAACTCGAAGAAGAACGGCGCTTGGCGTATGTAGCATTCACGCGCGCCAAAGAGCGTTTATTTCTCAGCTATGCAGCACAACGCCGCGTCTTTGGTCAATTACGCGTAGGTATTTTGTCGCGTTTTGCCGAAGAGATTCCGGATGACGATGTCAATCGTATCGGCCAAGCTGAACCTTCCTATCGCCCGCATCACTTCAATCCAACACAAGAGAGTGACTGGCAACCAAACTCAACAGCAAGCCATGGGGAAAGCTACATTGACCGCAGCGATGTTGAGCTCGACAGCCCGCAAAGTTACAAAGGCACGATGGTTCAGCACGCTAAATTTGGCATCGGCAAAGTCATCGACATAACCGATGGAATTCCTCCAAAAGTCACCGTCATCTTCCCCGGCTGGGGCCAGAAAAAAATCGCCGCCAACTTTTTAGAACCGGCATAA
- a CDS encoding sigma-70 family RNA polymerase sigma factor yields MKTLEKAVGAQDQLSSQSVNDFTARASKQGEASKKKHPEHNREAELRWVERARAGDHAAFEALFNQYRGRAYSVALGILKHPEDASDAVQEAFIKAYRNLGSFQGNSNFYTWFYRILMNLAIDHTRRRRRAPNAQFDEQLGHNSEAVSGAAADLLPHMQDGNPGSVSARRELREKIQAALETLSEEHRAVILLREIEGLSYDEIAEALEIPKGTVMSRLFHARKNMQDALSPYMKAGEP; encoded by the coding sequence ATGAAAACGCTTGAAAAAGCGGTCGGCGCTCAGGACCAACTTTCTTCACAAAGCGTGAATGATTTTACTGCTCGAGCGTCGAAACAGGGTGAAGCAAGCAAGAAAAAGCATCCTGAACACAATCGTGAAGCCGAGCTGCGCTGGGTCGAGCGCGCAAGGGCTGGGGATCATGCAGCTTTTGAAGCCTTGTTCAATCAGTACCGCGGCAGAGCTTACTCGGTGGCCTTGGGCATCCTCAAGCATCCTGAAGATGCCTCGGATGCTGTACAAGAGGCGTTTATCAAAGCCTACAGAAATCTTGGTAGCTTCCAAGGCAACTCGAACTTTTACACCTGGTTTTATCGGATTCTTATGAACCTAGCGATTGACCATACTCGCCGCAGACGCCGGGCCCCCAACGCTCAGTTTGATGAACAGCTGGGTCATAATAGCGAGGCTGTCTCTGGTGCTGCCGCCGATCTGCTTCCTCACATGCAGGATGGCAATCCAGGCTCTGTTTCAGCGCGTCGTGAGCTTCGCGAGAAAATCCAAGCCGCACTTGAGACGCTTTCTGAAGAACATCGTGCGGTTATTTTGCTGCGCGAGATTGAAGGCCTAAGTTACGATGAAATTGCTGAAGCACTGGAGATTCCGAAAGGTACAGTCATGAGTCGGCTCTTTCATGCGCGAAAGAATATGCAGGATGCACTAAGTCCTTACATGAAAGCCGGTGAGCCATGA
- a CDS encoding purine-nucleoside phosphorylase, with protein MAPGQIRSRPLSQSLTEACATIREHYDGQPKVALILGSGLGSFVEQIAGKKTIIAYDEIPGMPEARVPGHAGQLVFAEVDSVPVVVMQGRSHLYEGYSPQEVVFGVRLMLRLGAQELIVTNAAGGLSEQFSAGDLMIISDHINFTGKNCLAGPNDESLGTRFPDMTCAYDPHLASIAEKVALDIGLRLRRGVYAGVLGPCYETPAEIRMFDKLGAHAVGMSTVQEVIAARHMGVPVLGISCITNMAAGISGAPLSHGEVAETADRVKERFGQLLFGVIRELR; from the coding sequence ATGGCACCAGGCCAAATACGTTCTAGACCCTTAAGTCAGAGTCTTACTGAAGCATGTGCAACGATTCGTGAGCATTACGATGGGCAACCTAAAGTCGCACTTATTCTAGGCTCGGGCCTAGGAAGCTTTGTTGAGCAAATTGCGGGGAAAAAAACCATCATCGCCTACGATGAAATTCCTGGCATGCCCGAAGCGCGCGTACCAGGCCATGCCGGTCAACTGGTGTTTGCCGAAGTTGATTCCGTTCCGGTCGTGGTCATGCAAGGCCGCTCCCATCTGTACGAGGGCTATAGCCCACAGGAAGTTGTCTTCGGTGTACGCCTTATGCTTCGGCTTGGCGCACAAGAACTTATCGTCACCAACGCCGCAGGTGGTCTAAGCGAACAATTTAGCGCTGGTGATCTGATGATCATTAGTGATCACATTAACTTCACGGGCAAGAACTGTTTGGCTGGTCCCAACGACGAAAGTCTCGGCACCCGTTTTCCGGACATGACCTGTGCTTACGATCCGCACCTGGCTTCCATCGCGGAAAAAGTCGCCCTTGATATTGGTTTGCGATTGAGACGAGGAGTATACGCCGGTGTCCTTGGCCCATGCTACGAAACCCCAGCTGAGATTCGCATGTTTGATAAGCTTGGCGCGCACGCTGTGGGCATGAGCACGGTGCAAGAAGTGATCGCAGCCCGGCACATGGGCGTGCCTGTGCTTGGTATCTCTTGCATCACCAACATGGCCGCCGGCATCAGCGGCGCGCCCCTATCGCACGGTGAGGTTGCAGAAACCGCCGACCGCGTCAAAGAACGCTTCGGTCAACTCCTCTTCGGAGTCATTCGAGAGCTTCGCTAG
- a CDS encoding fatty acid desaturase, giving the protein MEDSRKLHRASINLLFLEWQTWLLALLVHIGWAFATVYYFAIPWPVLFVLGAYLVALHGSFQHETVHGHPTTKVWINTVIASLPLGLLVPYGIYRESHMRHHRTDNLSHPSDDPESFFVRASVWDRMSPAMRAYYWTLHTLAGRMLLGPIHHTVVLIKQELPKLLSFERRAWRIFSAHLIASGLVLYWVLVVCAMPLWLYLLCFVYAGAGLGLLRSYLEHQPAQQLNERTAIVDAAWPWSMLFLHNNLHVVHHEFPHMPWYQIRSYFKRHREQILGHNGHYAFSGYGEVFWRFSFRPKTSPRFPDALG; this is encoded by the coding sequence GTGGAAGACAGTCGTAAATTACATCGTGCCTCAATAAATCTATTATTTTTAGAATGGCAAACCTGGCTTTTGGCTTTGCTGGTTCATATCGGGTGGGCCTTTGCTACCGTTTATTATTTTGCGATCCCATGGCCTGTGCTTTTCGTGCTCGGTGCTTATCTCGTGGCCTTACACGGTTCGTTTCAGCACGAAACCGTGCATGGTCATCCAACCACTAAAGTCTGGATCAATACCGTAATCGCTTCGTTGCCTCTTGGTTTGCTGGTCCCTTATGGCATTTACCGTGAAAGTCATATGAGGCATCACCGGACGGATAATTTAAGTCATCCAAGTGACGATCCGGAATCGTTTTTTGTTAGGGCATCCGTGTGGGACCGTATGAGCCCTGCTATGCGTGCGTACTATTGGACGCTGCATACGCTTGCGGGCCGGATGCTGCTTGGTCCTATCCACCATACTGTTGTGTTGATCAAACAGGAGCTCCCAAAACTTCTTTCTTTTGAGCGGCGCGCGTGGCGAATCTTCTCGGCGCATCTGATTGCCTCGGGGCTTGTGCTTTATTGGGTGTTAGTGGTTTGCGCGATGCCGCTTTGGCTGTATCTGCTTTGTTTTGTCTACGCTGGCGCGGGCCTTGGGTTGCTGCGCTCTTATCTCGAGCATCAACCAGCGCAACAGCTCAATGAACGTACTGCGATTGTCGATGCTGCATGGCCGTGGTCCATGCTTTTTCTGCACAACAATCTGCATGTTGTGCATCATGAGTTTCCGCACATGCCTTGGTATCAGATTCGTTCGTATTTTAAACGGCATCGCGAGCAGATTCTTGGCCACAATGGTCATTATGCATTTTCAGGATACGGCGAAGTCTTCTGGCGTTTTTCATTTCGGCCTAAAACTTCTCCACGTTTTCCAGATGCCTTAGGTTAA
- a CDS encoding aromatic amino acid lyase, which translates to MSTRKSTEPVVLTGANLTVDEVARVARRDAKVEIASEAMQAVRDSESALRSVMSQGKKLYGLTTGVGALDRNAITPDMNRVAQINLIRSHAAGVGAAMPSDQVRANAYAIKYALCWP; encoded by the coding sequence TTGAGCACTCGCAAATCCACAGAACCGGTCGTTCTCACAGGAGCAAATCTTACTGTGGATGAAGTAGCTCGCGTTGCTCGCCGCGATGCAAAGGTTGAGATCGCAAGTGAAGCGATGCAAGCTGTTCGTGACTCGGAGTCAGCGCTTCGTTCGGTGATGAGCCAAGGCAAAAAACTGTACGGACTTACCACGGGTGTGGGTGCGCTCGATCGAAATGCGATCACGCCGGACATGAACAGAGTGGCGCAGATTAACTTGATACGAAGTCATGCAGCCGGCGTTGGTGCGGCTATGCCCAGTGATCAAGTGCGCGCAAATGCTTACGCGATTAAATATGCTTTGTGTTGGCCTTAG
- a CDS encoding aromatic amino acid lyase — MLTRLNMLCVGLSGVRPQVVETLVQLLNRYVIPYVPEAGSVGASDLAPLAHVALVLVGEGRAWYNDELLPGAEALKRAKIPACDLQGRDGFALINGLSQSTGIGSLALNDTARLVANAEVAAALSMSALGSRLDSLDERVLRGKPHAGSLISARRLRRLFEVKKKE, encoded by the coding sequence ATGCTTACGCGATTAAATATGCTTTGTGTTGGCCTTAGTGGGGTTAGGCCACAGGTGGTAGAGACGTTGGTTCAGTTGCTCAATCGATACGTGATTCCTTATGTGCCTGAAGCAGGATCAGTTGGCGCGAGCGATCTTGCGCCGCTTGCGCATGTGGCGCTAGTGCTTGTGGGCGAAGGCCGAGCTTGGTACAATGACGAGCTTTTGCCGGGCGCTGAGGCGCTAAAGCGCGCCAAGATCCCAGCGTGTGACCTTCAAGGTCGCGATGGTTTTGCGCTAATCAATGGCCTTTCACAAAGCACAGGCATTGGCTCACTTGCCCTGAACGACACGGCACGATTGGTTGCAAATGCAGAGGTAGCGGCTGCGTTAAGTATGTCAGCGCTCGGCTCAAGGCTTGATTCTTTGGACGAGCGCGTATTGCGGGGTAAGCCGCATGCTGGAAGTCTAATTAGCGCGCGTCGTTTACGCCGACTTTTCGAAGTGAAAAAGAAGGAATGA
- a CDS encoding aromatic amino acid lyase, translated as MSQPSSARLREPLSTRTTHHVLGSVRDALSHTGRVLRVELNASVDNPLVAADGWVISNAANVDGQHLAQAFDSLVVSLIPAAVMSERRTARLLDPNHNDGLPAFLIHPDAEAGINSGLMIAQYTAAALVAELRARTGIAGIQSVPTCNNTEDHVSMSSLAARQVAWSVSTAEIIIAIELLVAAQACDIRKADLSKALHKVHRLIRSVVPVMVNDRVLADDIDAVLQLIRNGDLARAAR; from the coding sequence ATGAGTCAGCCGTCTAGCGCGCGTTTGCGTGAGCCGCTTTCAACACGCACAACACATCATGTGCTTGGATCAGTTCGCGACGCGCTAAGTCATACAGGCAGAGTTTTGCGCGTTGAGCTCAACGCAAGTGTCGATAACCCACTGGTTGCCGCGGACGGTTGGGTGATCAGCAATGCTGCCAATGTCGACGGTCAGCATCTAGCGCAGGCGTTTGACTCGCTTGTGGTTTCGCTTATTCCAGCGGCGGTGATGAGTGAGCGTCGTACGGCTCGGCTTTTGGATCCCAACCATAACGACGGCTTACCTGCTTTTCTGATTCATCCCGATGCTGAAGCGGGCATTAACAGCGGTCTAATGATTGCTCAATACACGGCAGCTGCGCTTGTCGCAGAACTGCGTGCTCGTACAGGAATTGCAGGCATTCAATCGGTACCGACTTGCAACAACACTGAAGATCACGTTTCCATGTCATCGCTTGCGGCGCGTCAAGTTGCATGGTCTGTGAGTACGGCTGAGATTATCATTGCCATTGAGTTGCTCGTTGCGGCTCAAGCTTGCGATATACGCAAGGCTGATTTATCCAAAGCCCTTCACAAGGTTCATCGTTTAATTCGTAGTGTGGTGCCGGTCATGGTGAACGACCGAGTCCTAGCAGATGATATCGATGCGGTGCTCCAACTAATTCGCAACGGCGACCTAGCCCGCGCCGCCCGTTAA
- a CDS encoding YceI family protein encodes MNSNSIRATMAWVVLCILVPSLVHARSVDVNKATVSFLATGPMGMKINGVTHALRVSEDGKTLQVEVHLTSLKTGIELRDKHMRDKYLEVGKYPIAKLEVPVSSIHVPSKPSKTQGKVFLHGKTKSESFSYTVSPDGKQVHVHGELKLNMKDFGIEVPTYLGVTVKPEVTVQVDFDAKS; translated from the coding sequence ATGAATTCAAATTCAATAAGGGCCACGATGGCCTGGGTGGTGTTGTGCATTCTTGTCCCATCCCTTGTTCATGCGCGATCGGTTGACGTCAACAAAGCCACTGTTTCCTTTCTCGCCACCGGTCCTATGGGCATGAAGATTAACGGCGTTACACATGCACTTCGCGTAAGCGAAGATGGCAAGACGCTACAGGTCGAAGTACACCTTACCAGTCTGAAAACCGGTATTGAACTACGCGACAAACACATGCGCGACAAATACCTGGAAGTTGGCAAGTATCCCATCGCTAAACTCGAAGTCCCCGTAAGTTCCATTCACGTGCCTTCCAAGCCAAGCAAAACACAGGGCAAAGTCTTTTTGCATGGCAAAACAAAAAGCGAATCCTTCAGCTACACTGTATCGCCAGATGGCAAACAAGTGCACGTGCACGGGGAACTAAAACTCAATATGAAAGACTTCGGCATTGAAGTACCAACGTACCTTGGCGTAACCGTAAAGCCTGAAGTCACAGTTCAGGTTGATTTCGATGCTAAATCCTAA
- a CDS encoding CPBP family intramembrane metalloprotease, giving the protein MQKGQLRWWQAAALSLCFLCVAFLTMFFAGFLQAESNSAAQHIPMDKVTRDPLNILFAQAAGALVAVGLGLRWLGSDKPAESLGLQKNPQIHTLIFAVLAGFSLQFPLTELSNALRTIFPVSIEEQIAVQRMLNPSHWLGAFETTLAIVLVAPLSEEVLFRGIMIRGLNARYGKVVAVILSALLFGLAHMGIIELVYASIVGILLGLLYLSKQNLWTCITLHASFNAAPLVLPSRLIPIEGFNLVSENVQHLRPDLFSASALLFAFSFYFLMK; this is encoded by the coding sequence ATGCAAAAAGGACAATTGCGCTGGTGGCAGGCCGCGGCTCTGAGCCTATGTTTTCTATGTGTGGCCTTTTTAACCATGTTTTTTGCTGGTTTTTTGCAGGCAGAGTCGAATAGTGCCGCACAACACATCCCCATGGACAAGGTTACCCGCGATCCGCTGAACATTCTCTTCGCGCAGGCTGCCGGTGCTCTCGTCGCCGTAGGCCTCGGCCTACGCTGGCTTGGGAGCGACAAGCCAGCGGAATCGCTTGGTCTACAAAAAAACCCTCAAATTCATACACTTATCTTTGCGGTCTTGGCTGGCTTTTCATTGCAGTTTCCTTTAACGGAGTTGAGCAATGCCTTGCGCACCATCTTCCCCGTATCCATTGAAGAGCAGATCGCTGTGCAACGCATGCTAAATCCAAGCCATTGGCTAGGCGCCTTCGAAACCACCTTGGCCATCGTCCTTGTGGCGCCACTCAGCGAAGAGGTTTTGTTTCGGGGCATCATGATTCGTGGTCTAAACGCACGCTACGGCAAAGTGGTCGCGGTGATTCTCAGCGCTCTGCTCTTTGGTTTGGCGCATATGGGCATCATCGAATTGGTCTATGCCTCCATCGTTGGGATATTGCTTGGACTGCTGTATCTGTCCAAACAGAATCTATGGACGTGCATCACCTTGCACGCCAGCTTCAATGCAGCTCCACTGGTGCTGCCAAGTCGGCTGATCCCAATTGAGGGCTTCAATCTGGTCAGTGAAAACGTGCAGCACCTGCGACCCGATCTCTTTTCGGCAAGTGCACTGCTATTCGCGTTTAGTTTTTACTTTCTAATGAAGTAG
- a CDS encoding tetratricopeptide repeat protein — protein sequence MKALNHSIFLKLGSAMLLLQLLVFGACASGPSRRPHIPLQTGKPISHESFLAARRAFHRMPAGDTLRPSLRSRLIGYLGDKTAALIDADNYDGMVEQLGLMTDLYSPEELAEVSLSPALGPVARFVAKEGEARGDEARVLSALWILAKLNPDPALGYAKHYRQVAAWGRDARSSLDIFEHYQGLLEIWEEHVRLTPAPRVQRQLIKLYFQRRDALADMVANLKNNPKKAPQISFQDFNLARFVLRRTPVDLSAVFLAEGEVHKAYDVLKRYKTSSEAEKQLLYLIDVAMGKSDSAPDAMLTLARLYLREVGRPDVATGLCRYGIQEYEEDARFALCLARIAATQNEYADATANYAEAIRLANQERGVYDEALQVLQRLIEARLFESNPSETRALTKEAEHILKERMQRWPKLPPPVDPSQFHFAVGTAEMSAGNTEQAEKRFLMSYKASPNVSAMLRLGLLSLNRGVFEKAIEQYSTALDLARKLPRGRLRAEAESLERLGDAYRMLGREAESKQRYKQAAELWHDASGSLDENELASAYVRRGVLADRLGLSKESVDFFRLAMEYAAAERDVYEQILAHLVTSGGSVELAHEVFGQALTQVSLEPEWKVYFALWVQVIAARAGEEVQSEVTEELNKLADNDAWWSRLASFGIGKVPYAQLLAEANGRGEQTEAHFYEGTRLLHEGKVASAKVLFKRVLSTDMVSFYEYAMAREFLTQPDKLQPNP from the coding sequence ATGAAAGCCTTAAACCATTCAATTTTTCTTAAACTTGGCAGCGCTATGCTGCTGCTACAGCTGCTTGTCTTTGGAGCATGTGCTTCGGGTCCATCGCGACGGCCGCATATTCCTTTGCAGACGGGAAAGCCCATTTCGCATGAAAGCTTTCTTGCGGCGCGACGTGCGTTTCATCGCATGCCTGCGGGTGACACGCTTCGTCCTTCGCTGCGTTCACGCCTAATCGGCTATTTGGGAGATAAAACAGCCGCGCTGATCGATGCCGACAATTACGACGGCATGGTCGAGCAGCTGGGCTTGATGACTGATCTCTATTCGCCCGAAGAGCTAGCCGAAGTTTCGCTATCGCCCGCACTCGGCCCTGTGGCGCGTTTTGTTGCCAAAGAAGGAGAGGCACGCGGTGATGAAGCGCGTGTGCTTTCGGCGCTTTGGATTTTAGCAAAGCTTAATCCCGACCCTGCTTTGGGTTACGCAAAGCATTACCGTCAAGTTGCCGCATGGGGACGCGATGCCCGCAGTTCGCTTGATATTTTCGAGCACTACCAAGGACTGCTTGAGATATGGGAGGAGCATGTTCGGCTTACCCCAGCACCTCGGGTGCAACGTCAATTAATTAAACTGTATTTCCAAAGGCGCGACGCATTGGCTGACATGGTGGCTAACCTTAAAAACAACCCTAAAAAAGCACCTCAAATTAGCTTTCAAGACTTCAATCTTGCACGCTTTGTTTTGCGTCGTACGCCCGTGGATTTGAGTGCCGTTTTCTTGGCCGAAGGCGAAGTCCACAAAGCCTACGATGTTCTAAAGCGCTACAAAACCTCGAGCGAAGCAGAAAAACAACTGCTCTATTTAATTGATGTCGCGATGGGCAAGAGTGATTCGGCTCCCGACGCCATGCTTACCTTGGCACGTCTTTATCTGCGTGAAGTAGGGCGCCCCGATGTTGCTACAGGGCTGTGTCGCTACGGTATTCAAGAGTACGAAGAAGATGCTCGTTTTGCGCTTTGTTTGGCACGTATTGCTGCGACGCAAAATGAATATGCCGATGCTACCGCGAACTACGCTGAAGCCATCCGGCTCGCGAACCAAGAGCGCGGTGTTTACGATGAAGCATTGCAGGTCTTGCAACGATTAATCGAGGCTCGCTTATTCGAAAGCAATCCAAGTGAGACGCGCGCGCTCACAAAAGAAGCGGAGCATATCCTCAAAGAACGCATGCAGCGCTGGCCTAAACTGCCGCCGCCGGTTGATCCCAGCCAGTTTCATTTTGCCGTTGGCACGGCTGAGATGAGCGCTGGCAATACGGAGCAAGCTGAAAAGCGCTTTTTAATGAGCTACAAAGCTAGTCCGAATGTTTCAGCGATGTTGCGTTTAGGGCTGCTTTCCTTGAATCGAGGCGTTTTTGAAAAGGCGATTGAGCAATACAGCACTGCACTTGACTTGGCGCGTAAACTTCCGCGTGGACGGCTACGTGCGGAGGCCGAAAGCCTAGAACGTCTAGGTGATGCTTATCGTATGCTGGGAAGAGAAGCCGAATCCAAGCAGCGTTACAAGCAAGCTGCTGAGCTCTGGCATGATGCTTCTGGGTCCTTGGATGAAAACGAGTTGGCCTCTGCCTATGTCCGGCGGGGCGTACTTGCCGATCGTTTGGGGCTCAGCAAGGAGAGCGTTGATTTTTTCCGCTTGGCGATGGAATACGCTGCCGCGGAGCGTGATGTGTACGAGCAGATCCTTGCTCACTTAGTAACGAGTGGTGGGAGCGTAGAGCTAGCGCATGAGGTCTTTGGACAGGCCCTTACCCAGGTGAGTTTGGAGCCCGAATGGAAAGTGTATTTTGCTTTGTGGGTTCAAGTGATTGCAGCGCGTGCTGGTGAAGAAGTGCAAAGTGAAGTGACCGAAGAGTTGAACAAGCTTGCTGACAACGATGCTTGGTGGAGTCGGCTTGCTTCGTTCGGTATTGGCAAGGTGCCTTATGCACAACTGCTTGCTGAAGCGAATGGCCGAGGCGAGCAAACCGAAGCGCATTTTTATGAAGGCACCCGGCTGCTTCACGAAGGCAAAGTTGCGAGCGCCAAGGTGCTTTTTAAACGTGTTTTGTCCACCGACATGGTGAGTTTTTATGAGTACGCGATGGCGCGCGAGTTCCTAACTCAGCCCGATAAGCTGCAACCCAACCCTTAA